One Dictyoglomus turgidum DSM 6724 DNA window includes the following coding sequences:
- a CDS encoding M6 family metalloprotease domain-containing protein yields the protein MSKKLVLTLSLFILLVLIINISFAQVFPLTKVHIMPPHEKLIEKKVKLPKLPEITPQNIPQGTKIYGTIEKAQGIGKAIVIPVEFTDKPRQPEDIIPSNYFDILFNSVKADWSNINPYNVGSVREFYLENSYGQFDITATVLPWYTAQNTYSYYINDGNNGFNGGVFVLVKEVLQHAVDIGYDLRNYDVVFVIHSGQGAEWTGYPNDIWSHASTVYVNIGGKNVPIRYSIEPEYMEDYDTQGNPVIMPQTVGVFVHEMGHSFGHLPDLYDRDYSSLGLGRWSLMAAGSWNGPQGPGGYSIGGGPSHFDAWSKIQLGWITPTVPTNDLTNVNIPPVETNPVVYKLWTDGAEGPQYFLIENRQPIGFDKYLRGFGLLIYHVDENMRNFQNDNEWYPGLDPSRHYLVALEQADGKWDLEKRRNSGDAGDPYPGSTNNTTFDENSTPNSNAYGEIPTGVAVKNITASGENIICDIYVKSLSAPQTTSFVKHLAWTGENPLTIRPLFKWKPIPYAVNYTLQVATDSNFNSIIINVSTEKNEYRPTLEEFLEPGKTYFARVRAENASGVSPWTTISFTTPNTFEALLVSDDGGEFGIAPYFEKALQDINVSYFIVDVFYDNAVPPASFMSNFDWVIWGGDWGAIYDPSVQNEIMNYLDNGGKLFISSQDLGWGYSAGYISSTFYNTYLRAEFVQDDVGIYSIKGANGSEFESLSLSLNTEDSAQNQGYPDEIDPLEGARAILVYTPSGISPITPNIKLPEKIKEQKSIIINKEIASSGTAGIFYADPTKHYGVVYFAFGLEGLSPNISGEVLSRVRYALLSSPEITTTVTQSFNPNNNENCSIKLTVKDNIGYSYLTVKIYSTLNNQKKDLVKTLADNTKVDNGTYELTWDGKDENGKVNPGRYMVEVFAKDELNNSITKTYYTTIPYGVPLSFIDVTKFSKAFNPNKEFAQIMFTLTQDAHVKFIVYSLAGVKLYERDLGYLPAGEYSIVWEGVNLKGEILKNGLYVFQLVATSSQGEARINRFIGILK from the coding sequence ATGTCTAAAAAACTTGTACTAACCCTTAGTCTTTTTATCCTTTTAGTCCTTATAATAAACATTTCTTTTGCCCAAGTCTTCCCATTAACCAAAGTACATATAATGCCACCCCACGAAAAGCTTATTGAAAAAAAGGTAAAACTTCCAAAACTCCCTGAAATTACTCCTCAAAATATACCCCAAGGAACAAAAATCTATGGAACTATTGAAAAAGCCCAAGGTATAGGTAAAGCAATTGTAATACCTGTAGAATTTACCGATAAACCAAGACAGCCCGAAGATATTATACCTTCAAACTATTTTGACATACTTTTTAATAGTGTAAAGGCAGATTGGAGCAATATAAACCCATACAACGTAGGTAGTGTAAGAGAATTTTATTTAGAAAATTCCTATGGACAATTTGATATAACTGCAACAGTACTTCCCTGGTATACTGCCCAAAATACCTACTCCTACTATATAAACGATGGTAATAATGGATTTAATGGAGGGGTATTTGTATTAGTAAAAGAAGTACTACAGCATGCAGTAGATATTGGATATGATCTAAGAAATTATGATGTAGTTTTTGTAATTCATAGTGGACAAGGTGCCGAGTGGACAGGATATCCAAATGATATTTGGTCCCATGCCTCTACAGTATATGTTAATATTGGTGGAAAAAATGTGCCTATAAGATATTCCATTGAACCAGAATATATGGAAGATTATGATACTCAAGGAAATCCTGTAATAATGCCTCAAACTGTAGGTGTATTTGTGCATGAGATGGGACATTCTTTTGGACACCTTCCAGATCTTTATGATAGAGACTATTCATCTTTGGGGCTTGGTAGGTGGAGCTTAATGGCAGCAGGATCTTGGAATGGGCCTCAAGGTCCAGGTGGATATTCCATAGGAGGAGGACCATCTCATTTTGATGCTTGGAGTAAGATTCAACTTGGATGGATAACCCCAACTGTTCCTACCAATGATCTAACTAATGTAAATATTCCACCGGTAGAAACAAATCCTGTAGTATATAAACTTTGGACCGATGGGGCAGAAGGTCCTCAATATTTTTTAATTGAAAATAGACAACCCATTGGATTTGATAAGTATTTAAGAGGTTTTGGCTTGCTTATTTATCATGTAGATGAAAATATGAGAAACTTTCAAAACGATAATGAATGGTATCCAGGACTTGATCCATCAAGGCACTATTTGGTAGCATTAGAGCAAGCCGATGGAAAATGGGATTTAGAAAAAAGAAGAAATAGTGGAGATGCGGGAGATCCATATCCGGGAAGTACTAATAATACAACCTTTGATGAAAATAGCACTCCCAATAGCAATGCTTATGGAGAAATTCCAACAGGAGTCGCAGTCAAGAATATAACCGCCTCAGGAGAAAATATTATATGTGATATTTATGTAAAATCTCTCAGTGCACCACAAACCACATCCTTTGTAAAGCATTTGGCATGGACAGGAGAAAACCCTCTCACTATAAGACCTCTCTTCAAATGGAAGCCTATACCTTACGCAGTGAATTACACTTTGCAGGTTGCAACAGATAGCAACTTCAATAGTATCATAATAAATGTAAGCACAGAAAAGAACGAATATAGACCTACCCTTGAGGAATTCCTTGAACCTGGCAAAACTTACTTTGCAAGGGTTAGAGCAGAAAATGCAAGTGGTGTATCTCCATGGACTACCATATCTTTTACCACACCAAATACCTTTGAAGCTCTTCTTGTCTCCGATGATGGTGGAGAGTTTGGAATAGCCCCGTACTTTGAAAAAGCTCTACAAGATATAAATGTATCTTACTTTATCGTGGATGTATTTTATGACAATGCAGTTCCACCTGCTTCTTTTATGAGCAATTTTGATTGGGTGATTTGGGGCGGAGATTGGGGAGCAATCTATGATCCATCAGTTCAAAATGAGATCATGAATTATCTTGATAATGGTGGAAAACTCTTCATCTCAAGCCAGGATTTAGGCTGGGGATATTCAGCAGGGTATATAAGTAGTACTTTCTATAACACTTACTTAAGAGCTGAGTTTGTACAGGATGATGTAGGAATCTATTCCATAAAAGGTGCAAACGGAAGTGAATTTGAGAGTTTGTCCCTCTCGTTAAATACCGAGGATTCTGCTCAAAACCAAGGATATCCTGACGAAATAGATCCCTTAGAGGGAGCAAGAGCAATCTTAGTATATACTCCATCTGGAATTTCCCCCATAACTCCAAATATTAAGCTTCCCGAAAAGATAAAAGAGCAAAAATCCATAATTATAAATAAAGAGATTGCATCCTCTGGGACAGCTGGAATATTCTATGCAGATCCTACAAAACACTATGGAGTAGTATATTTTGCCTTTGGGCTTGAAGGACTATCTCCCAATATAAGTGGAGAGGTTTTAAGCAGAGTAAGATATGCACTACTTTCATCTCCAGAAATTACCACTACAGTAACCCAAAGCTTCAACCCTAACAACAATGAAAATTGTAGTATTAAGTTAACAGTAAAAGACAATATAGGCTATTCATATCTCACAGTAAAAATCTACAGCACTTTGAATAATCAAAAGAAAGATCTTGTGAAGACTCTTGCAGATAATACAAAAGTTGACAATGGTACATATGAACTTACCTGGGATGGAAAGGACGAAAATGGAAAAGTCAATCCAGGAAGATACATGGTGGAAGTCTTTGCAAAAGATGAACTAAATAACAGCATTACAAAAACATATTACACCACAATTCCCTATGGGGTTCCATTATCTTTCATAGATGTGACTAAATTCTCAAAAGCCTTTAATCCTAACAAAGAATTTGCACAAATTATGTTTACTTTAACCCAAGATGCCCATGTAAAATTCATAGTATACAGCCTTGCTGGAGTAAAACTCTATGAAAGAGATCTTGGATATCTTCCAGCAGGAGAATACAGTATAGTATGGGAAGGAGTCAATCTAAAGGGCGAAATTCTGAAAAATGGGCTTTATGTATTCCAGCTTGTAGCAACATCCTCTCAAGGCGAAGCAAGAATAAATAGATTCATAGGAATTTTGAAGTGA
- a CDS encoding CRISPR-associated protein, protein MTKILCSFVPKDSKEIPYHIGGKIYKGKSTIEALCSYYLSNEEDIKVILIKPETIDIKEEIELRKKLISLGVNEDKIITQEIPMKGFYENKYYDIDNTIIADFIFLTLNENTDDKAEEVILDVSRGINFLVLTAVDAFRRFIVAQKARYYNKENKLDKLEYFYVYLTPKKPNFEEGEISLEKASAPFFFDFFTKKGIPFNFEAEKLDYFKEFNFTKNIISHVNSCITAIKRGFALAYLTFIPWSEIKDLISLSHEKLSLKRLKELVKEFSYENENQKKVKFKMNYPLGNLWIYVHLLNTFYEIYKDYENQITYEENRKWVPLSTLKNFNENVIKKLFQENSASIILSREINDFEQTFKKGEIKKTGRSPNYERNFNAHAGLICEFIDQNPQNFSISYRFNETKKDKIEKYIEYFLEHKK, encoded by the coding sequence ATGACTAAAATTCTATGCAGTTTTGTTCCCAAAGATAGTAAAGAGATACCATATCACATTGGGGGCAAAATATACAAAGGAAAATCTACCATAGAGGCATTATGTTCCTATTATTTATCTAATGAAGAAGATATTAAAGTAATTCTTATAAAGCCTGAAACCATAGATATTAAAGAAGAGATAGAGCTAAGAAAAAAATTAATAAGCTTAGGAGTTAATGAAGACAAAATTATAACCCAAGAAATTCCCATGAAAGGCTTTTATGAAAACAAATACTATGATATAGACAACACTATTATTGCTGATTTCATATTCCTAACCTTAAATGAAAACACCGATGATAAAGCAGAAGAAGTAATTTTAGATGTCTCACGAGGAATAAACTTTTTAGTTCTTACTGCAGTAGATGCCTTTAGAAGGTTTATTGTAGCCCAAAAAGCAAGATACTACAATAAAGAAAATAAATTAGATAAATTAGAATATTTTTATGTATATCTTACTCCCAAAAAGCCAAATTTCGAGGAGGGAGAAATCTCATTAGAAAAAGCATCGGCACCCTTCTTTTTTGATTTTTTCACTAAAAAGGGAATACCTTTTAACTTTGAAGCTGAAAAATTAGATTATTTTAAGGAGTTTAATTTTACAAAAAATATAATAAGCCATGTAAATAGTTGTATTACAGCAATAAAAAGGGGATTTGCCCTCGCCTATCTTACCTTTATTCCATGGAGTGAGATAAAAGATCTTATTTCTCTTTCCCATGAAAAACTTTCCCTTAAAAGATTAAAAGAGCTTGTTAAAGAATTCTCCTATGAGAATGAAAATCAAAAAAAGGTAAAATTTAAAATGAATTATCCTTTGGGAAATTTATGGATTTACGTGCATCTTTTAAATACCTTTTATGAGATATATAAAGATTATGAAAACCAAATAACATATGAAGAAAATAGAAAATGGGTCCCTCTTAGCACTTTAAAAAACTTCAATGAGAATGTAATTAAAAAGCTATTTCAAGAAAACTCTGCAAGTATTATACTTTCAAGAGAGATAAATGACTTTGAGCAGACTTTTAAAAAAGGAGAGATTAAAAAGACAGGAAGATCTCCTAACTATGAGCGAAACTTCAATGCTCATGCAGGATTAATCTGTGAATTTATTGATCAAAATCCTCAAAATTTCTCTATATCATACAGGTTTAATGAGACTAAAAAAGACAAAATAGAAAAGTATATCGAATATTTTTTGGAACATAAAAAATGA
- the csx2 gene encoding TIGR02221 family CRISPR-associated protein, translating to MKNILISLIGKGRTSENILKGYVKTKYRFRTGEIFETGFFGSALWKYVSHKEKIDHWYIFGTTKSSWSEIIYALEESKRNNFYHLSYEVYEAEITGIAENLLKTWEDALSSEIPGIKLILIDPFNYEFFSEFLLKNLPDEDLKIILDITHGYRYLPLILSFSLMYVKNFKSIKELKIYYGALEMSENNEAPVLEIDHINELFQISTAFELYRNSGYFSELLKNLGIHGKENLYFMIEMNLRPRKELKEVIESLKKVEKEYKKICAESLIKDLTPLYSEEYLEDRMTKRAEFFFEKKQYLKSLILLYEALTIIILKKAGYRDLTKIENRRQKVKEVYIKVLPEDWMREIFDNFERVRNSSVHGNIRETQSIIRNFEDFNDLFKESLKLFYHIRKTLN from the coding sequence ATGAAAAACATTTTAATATCGTTAATTGGAAAAGGAAGAACATCAGAAAATATATTAAAAGGCTATGTAAAAACTAAATATAGGTTTAGAACAGGAGAGATTTTTGAGACTGGCTTTTTTGGATCTGCCCTTTGGAAATATGTCTCTCACAAGGAAAAGATTGATCACTGGTACATATTTGGCACTACAAAATCTTCTTGGTCTGAAATAATCTATGCTTTAGAGGAATCAAAAAGAAACAACTTTTATCATCTCTCTTACGAAGTATATGAGGCAGAAATCACAGGAATAGCTGAAAATCTTCTAAAAACTTGGGAGGATGCTCTATCTTCAGAGATTCCTGGCATAAAACTTATTTTAATTGATCCTTTTAATTACGAGTTTTTCTCAGAATTCTTGCTAAAAAATCTACCCGATGAAGATTTAAAAATAATCCTTGACATAACTCACGGTTATAGATATTTGCCTCTAATTTTGAGTTTTTCCCTTATGTACGTTAAAAATTTCAAAAGTATAAAAGAGTTAAAAATATATTATGGAGCCCTTGAGATGAGTGAAAATAATGAGGCACCCGTTTTAGAAATTGATCACATAAATGAACTTTTCCAAATTTCTACAGCCTTTGAACTCTATAGAAATTCTGGCTACTTTTCAGAACTCTTAAAAAATTTAGGTATACATGGAAAGGAAAATTTATATTTCATGATTGAAATGAATTTGAGACCAAGAAAAGAGCTGAAAGAGGTAATAGAAAGCTTAAAAAAAGTAGAGAAAGAATACAAAAAAATATGTGCAGAAAGCTTAATAAAAGATCTGACCCCTCTTTATTCAGAGGAATACTTAGAAGACCGTATGACTAAAAGAGCGGAATTTTTCTTTGAGAAAAAGCAATATCTAAAGAGTCTTATACTCTTATATGAAGCTTTAACAATTATAATCTTAAAGAAAGCAGGATATAGAGACTTAACAAAGATAGAAAATAGGAGACAAAAGGTAAAAGAGGTTTATATAAAAGTGCTCCCCGAAGATTGGATGAGAGAAATTTTTGATAATTTTGAAAGAGTAAGAAACTCTTCGGTGCATGGGAACATAAGAGAAACTCAATCTATCATAAGAAATTTTGAAGATTTCAATGACCTCTTTAAAGAATCCTTGAAACTATTTTACCATATCAGAAAAACCCTAAATTAA
- a CDS encoding damage-control phosphatase ARMT1 family protein, which translates to MKTRWECYTCFFRQAESALKRINIPNEKKIEIIKEIAKDLEKLSPEDTPSYNTYFIFKKIYELSGVEDPYFEEKKYYNQQGLKLYEALRNIVLSSEDPLYTAIKVAIAGNVIDLGILNISKLNLGEYIKEIINIPLAIDHYFYFKNELSKTNEILYLLDNAGEIVFDKILIEELSKEKEVIAVVNENPVINDALMEDAIEVGLNKCAKIITTGSGSVGKPPELGGEEYQKTFNSAKLIISKGQANYESLEGRGYNIFFLLKAKCEVVAENLGVKEGDLVFLYEKAKNSSK; encoded by the coding sequence ATGAAGACGCGATGGGAATGTTATACTTGCTTTTTCAGACAAGCAGAATCAGCTCTAAAAAGAATAAATATACCAAATGAGAAAAAAATAGAGATTATTAAAGAAATAGCAAAGGATCTTGAGAAACTTTCTCCTGAGGATACACCATCCTACAACACTTATTTTATTTTTAAAAAGATATACGAACTTTCTGGAGTGGAAGATCCCTATTTTGAGGAAAAGAAATATTACAATCAGCAGGGATTAAAACTTTATGAAGCTCTAAGGAACATAGTACTAAGTTCAGAAGACCCTCTTTATACAGCAATAAAAGTAGCAATAGCAGGAAATGTAATTGATTTGGGAATTTTGAACATATCAAAATTAAATCTTGGGGAATACATAAAAGAGATTATAAATATTCCTCTTGCCATAGATCATTATTTCTATTTCAAAAATGAACTTTCAAAGACCAACGAAATACTCTACCTTTTAGATAATGCAGGAGAGATTGTATTTGATAAGATCCTAATTGAAGAACTATCTAAGGAAAAGGAAGTTATAGCAGTGGTAAACGAAAATCCTGTAATAAATGATGCCCTTATGGAGGACGCTATTGAAGTAGGATTGAATAAATGCGCTAAAATTATAACCACAGGTTCTGGTTCTGTAGGAAAACCTCCAGAGCTTGGAGGAGAAGAGTATCAGAAAACATTTAATAGTGCCAAACTTATCATATCAAAAGGACAGGCAAATTATGAAAGCTTAGAAGGAAGAGGATATAACATCTTTTTCCTTCTCAAGGCAAAATGTGAAGTAGTAGCAGAAAACTTGGGGGTAAAAGAGGGAGATTTGGTATTTTTATATGAAAAAGCTAAAAATAGTTCAAAATAA
- the csm5 gene encoding type III-A CRISPR-associated RAMP protein Csm5, whose amino-acid sequence MKIKIQVITPTLIRSGEVISNVSECVIEDNRLKIIDKEKLLNMFKDKNLKNFVNELSSMITNQRENIKDLLNKYKIPIDEVIKYSLEIKSKIERNNESSRQPSRNIYMPILTGENAYIPGSTLKGVIRNALLFYALEKDKSKQNAFLEKTAERIKSEIPKKNKPYIGEDILRTNEKDIHTDIMKYIIVRDSSLVPLSELNVYVIRRIPHQKLSQYVIAIPAGKEFDTEIIIKKDMISNIPTEWKDFFEKEPEEKLWSALKNYSLKLSKKEQELLSELSSKKYSNNEEAKNTINDLIEHYNKVQQELKEQEQKNKEVIYLPIGFGKTYYYNSLGYFIKTEQLKNLGIIRRNVDPQIYPSTRWAVQIGKKLFPLGGVYIIRND is encoded by the coding sequence ATGAAGATAAAAATTCAAGTTATAACTCCCACTTTGATAAGGAGTGGAGAAGTTATATCAAACGTAAGTGAATGTGTAATAGAAGATAATAGACTAAAAATCATAGATAAAGAAAAACTCCTAAATATGTTTAAAGATAAAAATCTAAAAAATTTTGTTAATGAATTATCATCTATGATTACAAACCAAAGGGAAAATATAAAAGATCTGCTTAACAAATATAAAATCCCTATCGATGAGGTAATCAAATATTCTTTAGAGATAAAAAGTAAAATAGAGAGAAATAATGAATCTTCAAGACAGCCATCAAGAAATATTTACATGCCCATTCTTACAGGAGAGAATGCTTATATTCCAGGAAGCACCCTAAAGGGAGTAATAAGAAATGCTCTTCTTTTCTATGCTCTTGAAAAAGATAAATCAAAACAAAACGCCTTTTTAGAAAAAACAGCAGAAAGAATTAAATCAGAAATACCAAAAAAAAATAAACCTTACATAGGAGAAGATATACTTAGAACAAATGAAAAAGATATACACACAGATATAATGAAATACATAATAGTGAGAGACAGTAGTTTAGTCCCTTTAAGTGAGCTCAACGTATATGTTATTAGAAGAATTCCTCATCAAAAGCTTTCCCAATATGTAATTGCCATACCTGCTGGTAAAGAATTTGATACCGAAATAATTATAAAGAAAGATATGATATCAAACATTCCTACAGAATGGAAAGACTTTTTTGAAAAAGAACCAGAGGAAAAGCTTTGGAGTGCTCTAAAAAACTACTCTCTTAAACTTTCTAAAAAGGAACAAGAGTTATTAAGTGAACTTTCCTCCAAAAAATATTCAAATAACGAAGAGGCTAAGAATACTATAAATGACCTTATAGAACACTATAATAAAGTTCAGCAAGAATTAAAAGAACAGGAACAAAAGAATAAAGAAGTAATATATCTACCCATTGGATTTGGAAAAACCTATTACTATAATTCCCTTGGATATTTCATAAAAACAGAACAATTAAAAAACTTAGGTATTATTAGAAGAAATGTTGATCCCCAAATTTATCCTTCCACTAGATGGGCAGTACAAATAGGAAAAAAACTTTTCCCCTTAGGAGGAGTTTATATTATAAGAAATGACTAA